A stretch of the Chelonoidis abingdonii isolate Lonesome George chromosome 11, CheloAbing_2.0, whole genome shotgun sequence genome encodes the following:
- the GAL3ST4 gene encoding galactose-3-O-sulfotransferase 4, giving the protein MKLLPRCCRLQVLGAALAVCMTIGFTLQLLGVPFQGRGSPDWLPHLRLLPGGGAKESAPSDPLSPRHCQPRRHIVFLKTHKTGSSTIVNLLHRFGETQGLRFALPPRYQFGYPYPFQARRVKGYRPGGPRFDILCHHMRFDLPEVQKVMPPDSFYFSIVRDPGSLAESAFSYYRGVAPAFRRAGSLAQFLAAPERFYDPAERGNHYARNLLWFDFGLAPLAAPGPEDVRAVLAQLEQTFPLVLLTEHFDESLVLLREALCWAEEDVDSFRHNGRNPRAVRPLDPSQAAQLRAWNDLDWQLYAHFNRSFWRHVEAFGPARLQAEVARLRERRRVLAELCLQGGGPMEAAGIPDEQIRPFQFGQAQILGYALRPGLGPAEQQLCTRMVTPELQYKDRLDARQFGANSSQSAGGGRGR; this is encoded by the exons ATGAAGCTGCTCCCCCGGTGCTGCCGGCTCCAGGTCCTCGGGGCTGCCCTAGCCGTGTGCATGACCATCGGCTTCACCCTCCAGCTGCTGGGGGTCCCCTTCCAAGGGAG GGGCTCCCCAGACTGGCTGCCCCACCTCCGGTTGCTCCCCGGGGGTGGGGCTAAGGAGAGTGCTCCCTCCGACCCTTTGTCCCCCCGGCACTGCCAGCCCCGGCGCCACATCGTCTTCCTGAAGACGCACAAGACGGGCAGCAGCACCATTGTGAACCTGCTGCACCGTTTCGGGGAGACGCAGGGCCTGCGCTTCGCCCTGCCCCCCCGCTACCAATTCGGGTACCCTTACCCCTTCCAGGCCCGGCGAGTGAAGGGCTACCGGCCGGGGGGGCCCAGATTCGACATCCTCTGCCACCACATGCGCTTCGACCTGCCCGAG GTGCAGAAAGTGATGCCCCCCGATAGCTTCTACTTCTCCATCGTGCGGGACCCGGGGTCGCTGGCCGAATCTGCCTTCTCCTACTACCGGGGGGTGGCGCCAGCTTTCCGCCGGGCGGGCTCGCTGGCCCAGTTCCTGGCGGCGCCCGAGCGCTTCTATGACCCAGCAGAGCGGGGCAACCACTACGCCCGCAACCTGCTGTGGTTCGACTTCGGGCTGGCGCCGCTGGCCGCACCGGGCCCCGAGGACGTGAGGGCGGTGCTGGCCCAGCTGGAGCAGACCTTCCCGCTGGTGCTGCTGACGGAGCACTTCGATGAGTCGCTGGTGCTGCTGCGGGAGGCGCTGTGCTGGGCGGAGGAGGATGTGGACTCCTTCCGGCACAACGGGCGCAACCCCCGGGCCGTGCGGCCCCTGGACCCCTCCCAGGCCGCCCAGCTGCGGGCCTGGAACGACCTGGACTGGCAGCTCTATGCCCACTTCAACCGCAGCTTCTGGCGCCATGTGGAGGCCTTTGGGCCAGCCCGGCTGCAAGCCGAGGTGGCCCGGCTGCGGGAGCGGCGCCGGGTGCTGGCCGAGCTCTGCCTACAGGGCGGGGGCCCCATGGAGGCGGCCGGCATCCCCGACGAGCAGATCCGCCCCTTCCAGTTCGGCCAGGCGCAGATCCTGGGCTACGCGCTGCGGCCGGGGCTGGGACCCGccgagcagcagctctgcacccgCATGGTCACCCCCGAGCTGCAGTACAAGGACAGGCTGGACGCCCGACAGTTCGGGGCCAACAGCTCGCAGAGCGCAGGTGGAGGGCGGGGTAGGTAG
- the TRAPPC14 gene encoding trafficking protein particle complex subunit 14: MLTVLPPPGLKCRQLNVSGKYLTVLKVLNGCSQEEISLWDVRILPNFNASYLPMLPDGSVLLVDDVCHHSGEVPVGAFCRVAGAGSGCPCALSALEEQNFLFQLQAPERPQEDTKEGLEVPLVAVVQWSTPKLPFTSSIYTHYRLPSIRLDRPRFVMTAACESPVPLRRRFTVTYTLLNNLQDFLAVRLVWTPESATAGRWGCGGLVLWGGHGGLRDGAVGTVSKLGWPGAGGSVAGWEHWKGSPRHMKLSQFTRVSSNPPPDARHLAQEQPAAQAVRTCRQRHERRAITPPVGCPLGRPSTCPRETRPVTGPRSTKRVKVLVVEPIK, from the exons ATGCTGACCGTGCTGCCCCCTCCGGGGCTGAAATGCCGCCAGCTCAATGTCTCTGGGAAATACCTGACCGTGCTCAAGG TGCTGAACGGCTGCTCCCAGGAGGAAATCTCCCTGTGGGATGTCCGCATCCTGCCCAACTTCAACGCCAGCTACCTGCCCATGCTGCCCGACGGCTCTGTGCTGCTGGTCGACGACGTCTG ccatcACTCGGGCGAGGTGCCTGTCGGCGCCTTCTGCCGCGTGGCCGGTGCCGGCTCCGGCTGCCCCTGTGCCCTGAGTGCCCTGGAGGAGCAGAACTTCCTCTTCCAGCTGCAGGCGCCCGAGCGGCCCCAGGAGGACACCAAGGAG ggtCTGGAGGTCCCCCTGGTGGCTGTGGTTCAGTGGTCAACACCCAAACTCCCCTTTACCAGCAGCATCTACACCCACTACAG GCTGCCCAGCATCCGGCTGGACCGGCCGCGGTTCGTGATGACAGCTGCCTGTGAGTCGCCCGTGCCCCTGCGCCGACGCTTCACCGTCACCTACACCCTGCTCAACAACCTGCAGGACTTCCTGGCCGTGCGGCTCGTCTGGACCCCGGAGAGCGCCACGGCGGGTAGGTGGGGCTGCGGGGGCCTGGTCTTGTGGGGCGGGCATGGGGGGCTGCGGGATGGAGCTGTGGGGACTGTGAGCAAGCTGGGCTGGCCCGGGGCTGGGGGTTCAGTGGCGGGCTGGGAGCACTGGAAGGG ctctcccaggCACATGAAGCTGAGTCAGTTCACGCGAGTGTCATCGAACCCGCCTCCTGATGCCCGGCATCTCGCGCAggagcagccggcagcccaggctGTGCGGACCT GCAGGCAGCGTCATGAGCGCCGTGCCATCACCCCGCCCGTGGGCTGCCCCCTGGGCCGCCCCTCTACCTGCCCCCGAGAGACGCGTCCTGTCACTGGACCAAGATCGACCAAGCGAGTGAAGGTGCTGGTGGTGGAGCCCATCAAGTGA
- the LAMTOR4 gene encoding ragulator complex protein LAMTOR4 has product MTTALTQGLERIPDQLGYLVICDGAVLASAGDLENAEHTAGVISELVATACGFRLQRGPDPPFKRLSVVFGEHAFLVTVSGQKIFVVKRQNHLREPVAV; this is encoded by the exons ATG accACGGCGCTGACCCAGGGGCTGGAGCGGATCCCCGACCAGCTGGGCTACCTGGTGATCTGCGATGGAGCCGTGCTGGCg TCGGCCGGTGACCTGGAGAACGCCGAGCACACGGCCGGTGTGATCTCAGAGCTGGTGGCTACAGCCTGCGGCTTCCGGCTCCAGCGGGGCCCCGACCCCCCGTTCAAACGCCTCTCAG TGGTGTTCGGGGAACACGCGTTCCTGGTGACCGTCTCCGGCCAGAAGATCTTCGTGGTGAAGCGACAGAACCACTTGCGGGAGCCAGTCGCCGTCTGA
- the LOC116817062 gene encoding transmembrane protein 272-like, which produces MAEDPDGSRAPLLPGTAESPVHPALSFLGKVVASVLPIASIVIGALYLGQCPCQHLLPYYLLVGGSMVLLFLLLSCLPCGDGTDPPQLSPGARGWRALFLLFLFAWFITGNVWVYSIYPPEYKDPHNPNFCHQILYLFAFWVTTLVYVALGVTLLAALSILGCLLLLRARLPWLQRGDGYP; this is translated from the exons ATGGCTGAGGACCCAGATGGCAGCAGGGCCCCTCTCCTGCCAGGCACTGCGGAGTCCCCTGtgcaccctgccctgagct TCCTGGGGAAGGTGGTGGCCTCGGTGCTGCCCATTGCCAGCATCGTCATCG GAGCCCTGTACCTGGGCCAGTGCCCctgccagcacctcctgccctaTTACCTGCTGGTGGGGGGCAGCATGGtcctgctgttcctgctgctcaGCTGCCTGCCCTGTGGTGATGGGACGGACCCCCCGCAGCTGAGCCCTGGTGCCCGCGGCTGGAGAGCGCTtttcctgctcttcctcttcGCGTGGTTCATCACTG gtAATGTCTGGGTCTACTCCATCTACCCCCCAGAGTACAAGGACCCCCACAATCCGAACTTCTGCCACCAAATCCTCTACCTCTTCGCTTTCTGGGTCACCACGCTGGTGTACGTGGCGCTGGGGGTCACGTTGCTGGCGGCTCTCAGCatcctgggctgcctgctgctgctgcgggcGCGGCTGCCCTGGCTGCAGCGGGGAGATGGATACCCCTag